A single Bosea sp. PAMC 26642 DNA region contains:
- the rplI gene encoding 50S ribosomal protein L9: MEVILLERVAKLGQMGEVVRVRDGFGRNYLLARGKALRATEDNRKRFETQRIELETRNLELKSEAESVAETLDGHSVVMLRQSGESGVLYGSVSTRDIAEALSADGFTVARSQVTLNAPIKTLGLHTVPVVLHPEVSVTVTVNIARSAEEAERQVRGENVTAREEFDLDDLGLEVGAALAEAGEDDR; encoded by the coding sequence ATGGAAGTGATCCTGCTCGAACGCGTCGCCAAGCTCGGCCAGATGGGCGAAGTCGTCCGCGTCCGCGATGGCTTCGGCCGCAACTACCTTCTCGCCCGCGGCAAGGCGCTGCGCGCCACCGAGGACAACCGCAAGCGCTTCGAGACCCAGCGCATCGAACTCGAGACGCGCAATCTCGAACTGAAGTCGGAAGCCGAAAGCGTTGCCGAGACGCTGGACGGGCACTCGGTCGTGATGCTGCGCCAGTCGGGCGAATCCGGCGTGCTCTACGGTTCGGTCTCTACCCGCGACATCGCCGAGGCACTGAGCGCCGACGGCTTCACCGTCGCGCGCAGCCAGGTGACGCTGAACGCCCCGATCAAGACACTGGGCCTGCACACCGTTCCGGTCGTGCTCCATCCGGAAGTCTCGGTCACGGTCACCGTCAACATCGCCCGTTCGGCGGAAGAGGCCGAGCGCCAGGTCCGCGGCGAGAACGTCACGGCCCGCGAGGAGTTCGACCTCGACGATCTCGGCCTGGAAGTCGGCGCGGCGCTGGCGGAAGCCGGCGAGGACGATCGCTGA
- the rpsF gene encoding 30S ribosomal protein S6: MALYEHVLLARQDVSAQQVEALVEQYKGIIEANGGSVPKVEYWGVKSLGYRIRKNRKAHYSLLNINAPSAAVLEMERQMRINEDVLRFLTIRVEELEEGQSAMLQKRDRDDRGERGDRFDRPGGGDRFDRGGDRGPRRDRPRRDDEGTETPSAEA; this comes from the coding sequence ATGGCATTATACGAGCATGTTCTGCTCGCGCGGCAGGATGTCAGCGCGCAGCAGGTCGAAGCTCTTGTCGAGCAGTACAAGGGCATCATCGAGGCGAATGGCGGCTCGGTTCCGAAGGTCGAGTATTGGGGCGTCAAGTCGCTCGGATACCGCATCAGAAAGAACCGCAAGGCGCATTATTCGCTGCTGAACATCAACGCCCCCTCCGCCGCCGTGCTGGAGATGGAGCGCCAGATGCGCATCAACGAAGACGTCCTGCGCTTCCTGACCATCCGCGTCGAGGAGCTCGAGGAAGGCCAGTCGGCCATGCTGCAGAAGCGCGATCGCGACGATCGTGGCGAGCGCGGCGACCGCTTCGACCGTCCCGGCGGCGGCGACCGCTTCGACCGTGGCGGTGATCGCGGCCCGCGTCGCGACCGTCCGCGTCGCGACGACGAAGGCACCGAAACCCCCAGCGCGGAGGCCTGA
- a CDS encoding DUF2232 domain-containing protein — translation MLPIVGIGAGLVAALLFSVVITGSPLAVVLYSAAPLPIFIAALGWNHRAGLAAIAAGTVAVAVSLSLSAGLAFAVIIALPAWWIAYLALLARIDGAGAAEWYPLGHLMVWIAATAALATIGSALVMTTDYEMYRSVIARVIESLLGEMVRSKLVTLPADVRLADLAQTLAPAVPVGIGASFVTTIAANLWLAAKAVQVSGRLPRPWPFIPSTSLPRQALLLLALALVVAWLDGFVGVAGAAMAGALLAGFMFSGLATLHDLSRGKPWRTPMLVSVYVALIVMQAVLTPLLALAGIVDSLVGLRRRALPPPPPTA, via the coding sequence ATGCTTCCGATCGTCGGCATCGGCGCGGGTCTCGTTGCGGCCCTGCTCTTCTCGGTGGTGATCACAGGATCGCCGCTGGCCGTCGTGCTGTATTCGGCAGCGCCCCTCCCGATCTTCATCGCCGCTCTAGGCTGGAATCACCGCGCCGGGCTCGCTGCAATCGCGGCGGGCACAGTGGCCGTTGCCGTATCGCTCAGCCTGTCGGCCGGCCTGGCCTTCGCCGTGATCATCGCGCTGCCGGCCTGGTGGATCGCCTATCTCGCGCTGCTTGCCCGCATCGACGGGGCCGGGGCAGCGGAATGGTACCCGCTGGGGCACCTGATGGTCTGGATCGCCGCCACCGCCGCGCTCGCCACCATCGGCAGTGCGCTGGTGATGACGACAGATTACGAGATGTATCGCTCCGTCATCGCCCGCGTCATCGAGAGCCTGCTCGGCGAGATGGTGCGCAGCAAGCTTGTCACGTTGCCGGCTGATGTCCGGCTAGCGGATCTGGCGCAGACTCTCGCACCCGCGGTTCCGGTCGGGATCGGCGCCTCCTTCGTCACGACCATCGCCGCCAATCTGTGGCTCGCCGCCAAGGCGGTGCAGGTGTCGGGCCGGCTGCCCAGGCCGTGGCCGTTCATTCCTTCGACCTCGCTGCCGCGCCAGGCGCTGCTGCTTCTGGCCCTCGCGCTCGTCGTCGCATGGCTCGACGGTTTCGTCGGCGTGGCCGGCGCCGCGATGGCCGGCGCCCTGCTCGCCGGCTTCATGTTCAGCGGGCTCGCGACGCTGCACGATCTGTCGCGCGGAAAGCCCTGGCGCACACCGATGCTGGTCTCGGTCTATGTCGCGCTCATCGTGATGCAGGCCGTGCTCACCCCGTTGCTGGCGCTGGCCGGCATCGTCGATTCTCTGGTCGGGCTGCGCAGACGCGCCCTGCCGCCACCTCCTCCAACCGCCTGA
- the alr gene encoding alanine racemase yields MSPFDTPDPDLAGATLTIDLGALVANWQALGARAGTEAAAVVKANAYGIGIEPAVTALSAAGCKTFFVAHLSEGARARAVAPDATIYVLNGLLPGTCGGYARHELSPVLGSHEELLEWAAFRQAGANARPAALHVDTAMNRLGLWPGEGLNLARERTSVVSAAGIGLLMSHFASSEDEADPANARQIAAFAEIAAALPGIPASLKNSSGHFLKDCPSYALTRPGYALYGGNPTPGRPNPMQAVVGLEARIIQLREVEAGTQVGYNGRWTAQGKRRLATICLGYADGYPRNASWTDASSGGSAVVGGVVCPFVGTVSMDLIIVDVSEAPTGSAVRGGPVTLIGGPLDLDVVGAGAKTSGYEILTSLGRRHARRYVGL; encoded by the coding sequence ATGAGCCCCTTCGACACGCCCGATCCCGATCTGGCCGGCGCGACGCTGACGATCGACCTCGGCGCGCTGGTCGCGAACTGGCAGGCGCTGGGTGCGCGCGCCGGCACGGAGGCTGCCGCCGTCGTCAAGGCGAACGCCTATGGCATCGGGATCGAACCCGCGGTAACCGCGCTTTCGGCTGCGGGCTGCAAGACCTTCTTCGTCGCGCATCTGTCGGAGGGCGCGCGGGCCCGGGCCGTGGCGCCAGATGCCACGATCTATGTGCTGAACGGGCTTCTGCCCGGAACCTGCGGGGGCTATGCCCGGCACGAGCTTTCGCCGGTTCTGGGATCGCATGAGGAGCTGCTGGAATGGGCTGCGTTCCGGCAGGCGGGGGCCAATGCGAGGCCGGCGGCGTTGCATGTCGATACGGCGATGAACCGGCTCGGCCTGTGGCCGGGCGAAGGGCTCAATCTGGCGCGCGAGCGGACGAGCGTCGTTTCGGCAGCCGGAATCGGCCTGCTGATGAGCCATTTCGCCTCCTCCGAAGACGAGGCGGACCCGGCCAACGCGCGGCAGATCGCGGCCTTTGCCGAGATCGCCGCTGCCCTTCCTGGCATTCCGGCCTCGCTCAAGAATTCCTCGGGCCATTTCCTGAAGGATTGCCCGTCCTATGCGCTGACCCGCCCCGGCTACGCGCTCTATGGCGGCAACCCGACGCCGGGACGGCCCAATCCGATGCAAGCCGTCGTCGGGCTCGAGGCCCGCATCATCCAGCTGCGCGAGGTCGAGGCCGGCACGCAGGTCGGCTATAACGGGCGCTGGACGGCGCAGGGCAAACGCCGGCTCGCCACGATCTGCCTCGGCTATGCCGACGGCTATCCACGCAATGCGAGCTGGACCGACGCGTCCAGTGGCGGCTCCGCCGTCGTCGGCGGGGTGGTCTGCCCCTTCGTGGGGACCGTCTCGATGGACCTTATCATCGTCGATGTCAGCGAGGCGCCGACGGGCAGCGCGGTTCGCGGCGGACCGGTGACGCTGATCGGCGGCCCGCTCGATCTCGACGTGGTCGGGGCGGGCGCTAAAACCAGCGGCTACGAGATCCTGACGAGCCTCGGCCGGCGTCATGCGCGCCGATATGTCGGGTTGTGA
- the purF gene encoding amidophosphoribosyltransferase, whose amino-acid sequence MISHTEKESAFDPYADRLREECGVFGIFGHADAAALTALGLHALQHRGQEAAGIVTFDGSRFHSERRLGLVGDAFSEASVIEKLKGAQAVGHVRYSTTGETILRNVQPLFAELHGGGFAVAHNGNLTNGLTLRRNLVRDGAIYQSTSDTEVLLHLVARSRKPHFIERFVEAIRQIEGAYAFVGITNKKLIGARDPLGIRPLVLGELDGAPILTSETCALDIIGAKFIREIENGEVVVISENGIESHKPFPPIAERPCIFEYIYFARPDSIVKGQSIYERRKRMGAQLSLEAPANADVIVPVPDSGVPAALGFSQASGIPFELGIIRNHYVGRTFIEPTQKVRELGVRLKHSANRSVVEGKSIVLVDDSIVRGTTSFKIVKMMREAGAREVHFRISSPPITHPDYYGIDTPDREKLLAATHTLEEMRQFVGADSLAFLSVDGLYRAMGHERRDPVRPQFTDHCFTGDYPTSLTDVIGESAKQRVSLLAEAG is encoded by the coding sequence ATGATCTCGCACACCGAGAAAGAATCCGCTTTCGATCCTTATGCCGACCGGCTGCGGGAAGAATGCGGCGTCTTCGGCATCTTCGGCCATGCGGATGCGGCAGCGCTGACGGCGCTGGGCCTGCACGCGCTCCAGCATCGCGGCCAGGAAGCGGCGGGCATCGTCACCTTCGACGGTTCTCGTTTCCATTCGGAGCGCCGCCTCGGCCTTGTCGGCGACGCCTTCTCGGAGGCCTCGGTGATCGAGAAGCTCAAGGGCGCGCAGGCCGTCGGCCATGTGCGCTACTCGACGACCGGCGAGACGATCCTGCGCAACGTCCAGCCTCTCTTCGCCGAATTGCATGGCGGCGGGTTTGCGGTCGCCCATAACGGCAATCTGACCAACGGGCTGACGCTGCGTCGCAACCTCGTGCGCGACGGCGCGATCTATCAGTCGACCTCCGACACCGAGGTGCTGCTGCATCTGGTCGCGCGCAGCCGCAAACCGCATTTCATTGAACGCTTCGTCGAGGCGATCCGCCAGATCGAGGGCGCCTATGCCTTCGTCGGCATCACCAACAAGAAACTGATCGGCGCGCGTGATCCACTCGGCATCCGCCCGCTGGTGCTGGGCGAGCTCGACGGTGCGCCCATTCTGACCTCGGAGACCTGCGCGCTCGACATCATCGGTGCGAAATTCATCCGCGAGATCGAGAATGGCGAGGTCGTCGTCATCTCCGAGAACGGTATCGAGAGCCACAAGCCGTTCCCGCCGATCGCCGAACGGCCCTGCATCTTCGAGTACATCTATTTCGCCCGTCCCGATTCGATCGTGAAGGGCCAGAGCATCTATGAGCGCCGCAAGCGCATGGGCGCGCAGTTGTCGCTGGAAGCGCCCGCCAATGCCGATGTGATCGTCCCCGTGCCGGATTCCGGCGTGCCCGCCGCGCTCGGTTTTTCGCAAGCGAGCGGCATCCCGTTCGAGCTCGGCATCATCCGCAACCATTATGTCGGACGCACTTTCATCGAGCCCACGCAGAAGGTCCGCGAACTCGGCGTGCGGTTGAAGCATTCGGCCAACCGTTCGGTCGTCGAGGGCAAGAGCATCGTGCTGGTCGACGATTCGATCGTGCGCGGCACGACCTCGTTCAAGATCGTCAAGATGATGCGCGAGGCCGGCGCGCGCGAGGTGCATTTCCGCATTTCATCGCCGCCGATCACCCATCCCGACTATTACGGGATCGACACGCCCGACCGCGAGAAGCTGCTGGCCGCAACCCACACTCTGGAGGAGATGCGCCAGTTCGTCGGGGCCGATTCGCTGGCCTTCCTGTCCGTGGACGGGCTCTATCGCGCCATGGGCCATGAGCGCCGCGACCCCGTCCGGCCGCAGTTCACCGACCATTGCTTCACCGGCGACTATCCGACCTCGCTGACCGATGTGATCGGCGAGAGCGCCAAGCAGCGGGTCTCGCTGCTGGCCGAGGCCGGCTGA
- a CDS encoding CvpA family protein, whose product MPVTILDLVVIGVVLISALLAAVRGLTREVLAIASWVAAAAVAWVFHPQLLPILKQYIPNDTIALIASIASLFLVTLIVVSLITARISDFVLDSRIGALDRTLGFLFGAGRGLLLAVIGYLFFTALVPEKLQPPWAREARAKPILEETGRSLLAMLPQDINSDIIKKMLKPKTGDEPTDAPAEEPRAPVNPTAEPQRRTEVPNATDRQALQRAIDASRPATPAPTRP is encoded by the coding sequence ATGCCTGTCACCATCCTCGATCTCGTCGTCATCGGCGTGGTTCTGATCTCGGCATTGCTGGCCGCCGTGCGCGGGCTGACGCGCGAAGTGCTGGCGATCGCGTCCTGGGTGGCGGCGGCGGCCGTTGCATGGGTGTTCCATCCCCAGCTTCTGCCGATCCTGAAGCAGTACATCCCCAACGACACGATCGCGCTGATCGCATCGATCGCCTCGCTCTTCCTGGTGACGCTTATCGTCGTGTCGCTGATCACGGCGCGGATTTCCGATTTCGTGCTCGATTCGCGCATCGGCGCCCTCGACCGCACGCTCGGCTTCCTGTTCGGCGCCGGCAGGGGCCTACTGCTGGCCGTGATCGGCTACCTATTCTTCACCGCGCTGGTCCCCGAGAAGCTTCAGCCGCCCTGGGCGCGCGAGGCGCGGGCCAAGCCGATCCTTGAAGAAACAGGGCGTTCCCTGCTGGCGATGCTACCGCAGGACATCAATTCCGACATCATCAAGAAGATGCTGAAGCCCAAGACCGGCGACGAGCCGACCGACGCGCCGGCCGAGGAGCCGCGCGCGCCGGTCAATCCGACGGCAGAGCCGCAGCGCCGCACCGAGGTTCCCAATGCCACCGATCGACAGGCGCTGCAGCGCGCGATCGATGCCAGCCGTCCCGCCACGCCTGCCCCGACACGTCCGTAA
- the fabD gene encoding ACP S-malonyltransferase, whose amino-acid sequence MTTAFIFPGQGSQAVGMGKSLADAFPVARAVFEEVDAALDQKLSALIWDGPIEELTLTANAQPALMAVSLAVIRVLESEAGLSIGRDAAFVAGHSLGEYSALAAAGTFSITDAARLLRIRGDAMQQAVPAGMGAMAALLGAELDLARAIAHDAAQGEICEAANDNGGGQVVLSGAKAAIDRAIAMAGERGVKRAILLPVSAPFHCALMLPAAETMRAALADVAMQAPVVPVMANVGAAPLSDPDAIRISLIAQVTGTVRWRECVVAMQAAGVTRFVEAGSGKVLAGLVKRIAAGTTSVSLGTAEDIVNYKSQNG is encoded by the coding sequence ATGACGACGGCGTTCATCTTTCCAGGCCAGGGTTCGCAGGCCGTCGGCATGGGCAAGAGCCTGGCAGACGCCTTCCCGGTCGCACGGGCAGTCTTCGAGGAAGTCGATGCCGCCCTCGACCAGAAGCTGTCGGCGCTGATCTGGGACGGGCCGATCGAAGAGTTGACGCTCACCGCCAACGCGCAGCCCGCCTTGATGGCCGTCAGCCTCGCCGTGATCCGCGTCCTCGAATCGGAAGCCGGCCTTTCGATTGGGCGCGATGCGGCCTTTGTCGCGGGGCATTCCTTGGGCGAGTATTCCGCGCTCGCCGCGGCGGGAACGTTCTCGATAACGGACGCCGCCCGCCTGTTGCGTATCCGCGGCGACGCCATGCAGCAGGCGGTTCCCGCCGGCATGGGCGCGATGGCAGCCCTGCTCGGCGCCGAACTCGACCTCGCTCGGGCGATAGCCCATGACGCCGCGCAGGGCGAGATCTGCGAAGCCGCCAACGACAATGGCGGCGGCCAGGTCGTGCTGTCGGGCGCCAAGGCCGCGATCGACCGCGCCATTGCGATGGCGGGCGAGCGTGGCGTCAAGCGTGCCATTCTGCTGCCGGTCTCGGCTCCCTTCCACTGCGCCCTGATGCTGCCCGCTGCGGAGACGATGCGCGCGGCCCTTGCCGACGTCGCCATGCAGGCGCCTGTCGTGCCTGTCATGGCTAATGTTGGCGCGGCCCCGCTAAGCGACCCTGACGCAATCCGCATCTCATTGATTGCGCAGGTCACGGGAACCGTTCGCTGGCGTGAATGCGTTGTAGCCATGCAGGCAGCCGGTGTGACGCGCTTCGTCGAGGCCGGCAGCGGCAAGGTTCTCGCCGGCCTGGTCAAGCGTATTGCGGCCGGCACAACGTCGGTTTCGCTCGGAACGGCCGAGGATATCGTGAATTACAAGTCCCAGAACGGGTAA
- the rpsR gene encoding 30S ribosomal protein S18, with product MSTASAGARRPFFRRRKSCPFSGEGAPKIDYKDVRLLSRYISERGKIVPSRITAVSAKKQRELAQAIKRARFLGLLPYVIR from the coding sequence ATGTCCACTGCATCAGCCGGCGCACGCCGCCCCTTCTTCCGCCGCCGCAAGTCCTGCCCCTTCTCGGGCGAAGGCGCTCCGAAGATCGACTACAAGGATGTGCGCCTGCTCTCGCGCTACATCTCCGAGCGCGGCAAGATCGTGCCCTCGCGCATCACGGCGGTCTCCGCCAAGAAGCAGCGCGAACTCGCCCAGGCGATCAAGCGCGCCCGCTTCCTCGGCTTGCTGCCCTACGTCATCCGCTGA
- a CDS encoding plasmid stabilization protein: MAEPQLSVRSARARDIAHRLAQREKRTVAQVVERALERYEASEAAREPAAEFYARMRADEGDDIDLMEFINEARKPHTGIDL, from the coding sequence ATGGCCGAACCGCAATTGTCCGTTCGCAGCGCCCGCGCCCGCGACATCGCCCATCGCCTTGCGCAGCGGGAGAAGCGCACCGTGGCGCAGGTCGTCGAGCGCGCGCTGGAACGCTATGAAGCGAGCGAAGCCGCGCGCGAGCCTGCGGCTGAATTCTATGCGCGGATGCGCGCTGATGAAGGTGACGACATTGATCTAATGGAATTCATCAACGAAGCGCGAAAGCCTCACACCGGCATCGATCTGTGA
- a CDS encoding replicative DNA helicase yields MATATALVTRLDNREAEYRVQPHNIEAEQALLGAILVNNDAFYRVSDFLLPDHFFEPIHQRIFELMASLVRAGKIATPITLKTFVGEMDLGGITASQYLARLAAEATTVINAGDYGRTVYELAIRRQLIGVGEDLVNVAYDAPVDLPPREQIEEAERKLYELAEKGRYEGGFQKFDGALRLAIDMAASAYQRAGGLSGISSGLRDLDQRMGGLQPSDLIVLAGRPAMGKTSLATNIAFNMAKAYRGERQTDGSIKTVDGAIVAFFSLEMSADQLATRIVAEQSGISSYKIRQGRITESDFAKLTDVAGQIEKLPLYIDQTGGISIAQLVARARRLKRQKGLDVLFIDYLQLLSGSGKNGQNRVQELTEITTSLKALAKELSVPIVALSQLSRQVESRDDKRPQLSDLRESGSIEQDADVVMFVYREEYYLKGKEPRPGTDDHNKWQIEMEAAHGLAELIIGKQRHGPTGTVQLQFDADVTRFSDRADESHLPDRL; encoded by the coding sequence ATGGCCACAGCAACCGCCCTCGTCACCCGTCTCGACAACCGCGAGGCGGAGTACCGCGTCCAGCCTCACAACATCGAGGCGGAGCAGGCTTTGCTCGGCGCGATCCTGGTCAATAACGACGCCTTCTACAGGGTTTCGGATTTCCTCCTGCCGGACCATTTCTTCGAGCCGATCCACCAGCGCATCTTCGAGCTGATGGCGAGCCTGGTCCGCGCGGGCAAGATTGCGACGCCGATCACGCTCAAGACCTTCGTCGGCGAGATGGATCTCGGCGGGATCACCGCCTCGCAGTATCTGGCGCGCCTCGCCGCCGAGGCGACGACGGTTATCAATGCCGGCGATTACGGTCGCACGGTCTACGAGTTGGCGATCCGCCGCCAGCTGATCGGGGTCGGTGAGGATCTCGTCAACGTCGCCTATGATGCGCCGGTGGATCTGCCACCGCGCGAGCAGATCGAGGAGGCCGAGCGCAAGCTTTACGAGCTGGCGGAAAAAGGCCGCTATGAGGGCGGTTTCCAGAAGTTCGACGGGGCGCTGCGGCTCGCGATCGACATGGCGGCCAGCGCCTATCAGCGCGCCGGCGGCCTGTCGGGCATTTCATCGGGTCTACGCGATCTCGACCAGCGTATGGGCGGCCTGCAGCCGTCGGATCTGATCGTGCTCGCCGGGCGCCCGGCAATGGGCAAGACATCGCTGGCGACCAATATCGCCTTCAACATGGCGAAAGCCTATCGCGGCGAGCGCCAGACCGACGGCTCGATCAAGACCGTCGATGGTGCGATCGTCGCCTTCTTCTCGCTCGAAATGTCGGCCGACCAGCTCGCGACCCGCATCGTCGCCGAGCAGTCGGGTATCTCGTCCTACAAGATCAGGCAGGGGCGGATCACCGAAAGCGATTTCGCAAAGCTGACCGATGTCGCCGGCCAGATCGAGAAACTGCCGCTCTACATCGACCAGACCGGCGGCATCTCGATCGCGCAGCTCGTCGCCCGCGCCCGTCGCCTCAAGCGCCAGAAGGGGCTCGACGTCCTCTTCATCGACTATCTCCAGCTGCTGTCCGGCTCCGGCAAGAACGGCCAGAACCGCGTGCAGGAGCTGACCGAGATCACGACGAGCCTGAAAGCCCTGGCCAAAGAGCTTTCGGTACCGATCGTGGCGCTCTCGCAGCTTTCGCGTCAGGTCGAAAGCCGCGACGACAAGCGGCCGCAGCTGTCGGATCTGCGTGAATCGGGCTCGATCGAGCAGGATGCCGACGTGGTCATGTTCGTCTACCGCGAGGAATACTACCTCAAGGGCAAGGAGCCACGCCCCGGCACTGACGATCACAACAAATGGCAGATCGAGATGGAGGCCGCCCATGGGCTGGCCGAGCTGATCATCGGCAAGCAGCGCCATGGCCCGACCGGGACGGTGCAATTGCAGTTCGATGCCGATGTGACGCGCTTTTCCGATCGCGCCGACGAATCCCATCTGCCGGATCGCCTATGA
- the radA gene encoding DNA repair protein RadA, producing the protein MAKRGPTYICQACGAVYHRWQGKCDSCGTWSSLSEEAQAAPVPGGRTSSSGKPRGRVFALETLKGDTQDAPRIKAGIGELDRVTGGGFVPGSVLLMGGNPGIGKSTLLMQACAALALSGQRVVYVSGEESTGQVRLRAERMGLADAPVDLAAETNVEDIIATLSQGPRPALVIIDSIQTMWSGEVESAPGTVTQVRGSAQSLIRYAKTSGACLILVGHVTKDGQIAGPRVVEHMVDAVLSFEGEGVHAFRILRAQKNRFGPTDEIGVFEMTGLGLSEVTNPSAMFLAGRDQAAPGAAVFAGMEGTRPVLVEIQALVAPTALGTPRRAVVGWENSRLAMVLAVLETHGGLRLGQHDVYLNVAGGLRVNEPAADLAVAAALVSSLSGSILPAEAVYFGEIALSGAIRPVSVAAARLRESAKLGFESALMPVGGADFGDGGGLTLRRFGHVTELVADIAARAPRRDVK; encoded by the coding sequence ATGGCCAAGCGCGGCCCCACCTACATCTGCCAAGCCTGCGGCGCGGTCTATCACCGCTGGCAGGGCAAATGCGATTCCTGCGGGACATGGTCGTCGCTGTCCGAGGAGGCGCAGGCCGCGCCGGTGCCGGGCGGACGGACATCGTCGAGCGGCAAGCCGCGTGGCCGCGTCTTCGCGCTGGAGACGCTTAAGGGCGACACCCAGGACGCGCCGCGCATCAAGGCCGGGATCGGCGAGCTCGACCGGGTGACCGGCGGCGGCTTCGTGCCGGGCTCCGTGCTGCTGATGGGCGGCAATCCCGGCATCGGCAAATCGACGCTGCTGATGCAGGCCTGCGCCGCGCTCGCGCTGTCGGGGCAGCGTGTCGTCTATGTCTCTGGCGAGGAATCGACCGGTCAGGTCAGGCTGCGGGCCGAGCGGATGGGGCTCGCCGACGCGCCGGTCGATCTCGCCGCGGAGACCAATGTCGAGGACATCATCGCGACGCTGAGCCAGGGCCCCCGCCCTGCCCTCGTGATCATCGATTCGATCCAGACGATGTGGTCGGGTGAGGTCGAGAGCGCACCCGGCACGGTGACGCAGGTGCGCGGCTCGGCGCAGTCTCTGATCCGCTACGCCAAGACCAGTGGTGCCTGCCTGATCCTCGTCGGCCACGTCACCAAGGACGGGCAGATCGCGGGGCCCCGCGTGGTCGAACACATGGTCGACGCCGTGCTCTCGTTCGAGGGCGAGGGCGTGCACGCCTTTCGCATCCTGCGCGCCCAGAAGAACCGCTTCGGCCCGACAGACGAGATCGGTGTCTTCGAGATGACCGGGCTCGGGTTGTCCGAAGTCACGAATCCCTCGGCGATGTTCCTGGCCGGTCGCGATCAGGCGGCGCCGGGTGCGGCGGTCTTCGCCGGTATGGAAGGCACGCGGCCGGTCCTGGTCGAGATCCAGGCACTTGTCGCGCCAACCGCGCTGGGCACGCCGCGCCGTGCCGTCGTGGGCTGGGAGAACAGCCGGCTTGCCATGGTGCTGGCCGTGCTGGAAACCCATGGGGGCCTGCGTCTCGGCCAGCACGACGTCTATCTCAACGTCGCCGGCGGCCTGAGGGTCAACGAGCCGGCTGCGGATTTGGCCGTCGCGGCCGCACTGGTCTCCTCGCTCAGCGGTTCGATCCTGCCTGCGGAGGCCGTCTATTTCGGCGAGATCGCGCTGTCCGGCGCGATCCGTCCTGTCTCCGTTGCGGCGGCACGGCTGCGCGAATCGGCGAAGCTTGGCTTCGAGTCGGCCTTGATGCCGGTCGGCGGAGCCGATTTCGGCGATGGCGGCGGCCTGACACTGCGACGTTTCGGCCATGTCACGGAACTTGTTGCCGATATCGCGGCCCGTGCGCCTCGCCGAGATGTGAAATGA
- a CDS encoding type II toxin-antitoxin system VapC family toxin: MIFVDTNVVSETMRSEPDVRVSAWLKRHDAELSLSTIVLAEIAFGIERIRPEQRAHRFEQRLQALRRRFSGKLFTFNEEAALVYGEFMGRAVRQGIIVSMADGMIAAIALVNGGQLATRNFKDIRTTGLTLFNPWTD; encoded by the coding sequence GTGATCTTTGTTGATACAAACGTCGTGTCGGAGACCATGCGGAGCGAACCGGACGTTCGCGTAAGCGCCTGGCTGAAGCGCCACGATGCCGAGCTTTCTCTTTCGACCATCGTCCTTGCGGAAATCGCCTTCGGAATCGAACGCATCCGGCCGGAGCAGCGTGCCCACCGTTTCGAGCAGAGACTGCAGGCGTTGCGTCGACGATTCTCAGGAAAGCTCTTCACGTTCAACGAGGAGGCCGCCCTAGTCTATGGCGAGTTCATGGGGCGGGCAGTGCGTCAGGGGATTATCGTCTCCATGGCGGACGGAATGATTGCCGCGATCGCACTGGTCAATGGCGGACAACTGGCGACTCGGAATTTCAAGGATATTCGGACGACTGGCCTGACGCTGTTCAATCCCTGGACCGATTAA